Proteins co-encoded in one Prescottella sp. R16 genomic window:
- the ligA gene encoding NAD-dependent DNA ligase LigA, whose translation MHPASPVDRERWQELAEIVRNHQFRYYVLDSPIVSDGEFDRLFGQLNAIEEEHPDLRTPDSPTQLVGGGFATEFAAVDHLERMLSLDNVFDEDEMRTWVSRVEAEMSAGDVHYLCEVKIDGVALNLVYENGKLVRAATRGDGRTGEDVTLNARTIADIPENLTHSDEYPIPALLEVRGEVFFRLEDFAALNASLVADGKAPFANPRNSAAGSLRQKNPAVTARRRLGMICHGLGRTEGFAPASQYEAYTALAAWGLPVSTHTTRVVGADAVIEKVRYWGEHRHDVEHEIDGLVVKIDEMSLHRRLGATSRAPRWAVAYKYPPEEATTKLLDVRVSVGRTGRVTPFAYMEPVLVAGSTVALATLHNASEVARKGVLIGDTVVIRKAGEVIPEVLGPVVDVRDGTERPFVMPTQCPECGTTLAPAKEGDADIRCPNTRSCPAQLRERVFHVAGRGAFDIEVLGYEAATALLQAGVIGDEGDLFSLTEDDLLEAPLFRTKAGNLSANGRRLLDNLGSAKVQPLWRVLVALSIRHVGPTAARALAGAFGSLERIESASVEELAAVDGVGGTIAAAVVDWFTVDWHRDIVGKWRAAGVSMEDERDESIVRNLEGLSIVVTGSLDGFSRDEAKEAILVRGGKAAGSVSKKTAFVVIGDAPGSKAVKAEELGVTILDEDGFRRLLEYGPDGVTGPDDVEQSE comes from the coding sequence GTGCACCCTGCGAGCCCCGTGGACCGGGAGCGCTGGCAGGAGCTGGCGGAGATCGTGCGGAACCATCAGTTCCGTTACTACGTGCTCGACTCGCCGATCGTGTCCGACGGGGAGTTCGACCGGCTGTTCGGCCAGTTGAACGCGATCGAGGAAGAGCACCCCGATCTGCGGACGCCGGATTCGCCGACCCAGCTCGTCGGTGGTGGCTTCGCCACCGAGTTCGCGGCCGTCGACCACCTCGAGCGCATGCTCAGTCTCGACAACGTCTTCGACGAGGACGAGATGCGGACCTGGGTGAGCCGGGTCGAGGCCGAGATGTCGGCCGGTGACGTGCACTACCTGTGCGAGGTCAAGATCGACGGTGTCGCCCTGAACCTGGTGTACGAGAACGGGAAGCTGGTGCGGGCCGCGACGCGAGGGGACGGGCGCACCGGTGAGGACGTCACCCTCAACGCCCGGACCATCGCCGACATCCCCGAAAACCTCACGCACTCGGACGAATACCCGATTCCTGCGCTCCTGGAGGTGCGCGGCGAGGTGTTCTTCCGGCTCGAGGATTTCGCGGCGCTCAACGCGTCCCTCGTCGCGGACGGCAAGGCGCCGTTCGCGAATCCCCGCAATTCGGCGGCGGGGTCGCTGCGGCAGAAGAATCCCGCGGTCACGGCGCGCCGCCGGCTCGGCATGATCTGCCACGGTCTCGGCCGCACCGAGGGTTTCGCCCCGGCCTCGCAGTACGAGGCCTACACCGCACTCGCGGCGTGGGGGCTGCCGGTCTCGACCCACACCACCCGGGTCGTCGGCGCCGATGCGGTGATCGAGAAGGTGCGGTACTGGGGTGAGCACCGGCACGACGTCGAGCACGAGATCGACGGGCTGGTCGTGAAGATCGACGAGATGTCGCTGCACCGGCGGCTCGGGGCCACGTCGCGGGCGCCGCGGTGGGCGGTCGCGTACAAGTATCCGCCGGAGGAGGCCACCACCAAGCTGCTCGACGTCCGGGTGAGTGTCGGGCGCACGGGCCGGGTGACGCCGTTCGCGTACATGGAGCCGGTGCTGGTGGCCGGGTCGACGGTGGCGTTGGCGACGCTGCACAATGCGTCGGAGGTCGCCCGCAAGGGGGTGCTGATCGGCGACACCGTCGTCATCCGCAAGGCGGGGGAGGTGATCCCCGAGGTACTCGGCCCGGTCGTCGACGTGCGGGACGGCACCGAACGCCCGTTCGTGATGCCCACGCAGTGCCCCGAGTGCGGGACCACGCTCGCACCGGCGAAGGAGGGGGACGCCGACATCCGCTGCCCGAACACCCGGTCGTGCCCGGCGCAGTTGCGGGAACGGGTGTTCCACGTCGCGGGGCGCGGCGCGTTCGACATCGAGGTCCTGGGCTACGAGGCGGCGACGGCGCTGCTGCAGGCCGGGGTGATCGGGGACGAGGGCGACCTGTTCTCGCTCACCGAGGACGACCTGCTCGAGGCCCCGCTGTTCCGCACGAAGGCCGGGAACCTGTCCGCGAACGGACGGCGCCTGCTCGACAATCTGGGCTCGGCCAAGGTGCAGCCGCTGTGGCGGGTGCTGGTGGCGCTGTCGATCCGGCACGTGGGCCCGACGGCGGCACGGGCGCTGGCGGGCGCGTTCGGCAGCCTCGAACGGATCGAGTCCGCGAGTGTCGAGGAACTCGCGGCGGTCGACGGGGTGGGCGGCACGATCGCGGCGGCGGTGGTCGACTGGTTCACCGTCGACTGGCATCGGGACATCGTCGGCAAGTGGCGTGCGGCGGGGGTGAGCATGGAGGACGAGCGGGACGAGTCGATCGTGCGGAACCTCGAGGGACTGTCGATCGTCGTGACGGGATCGCTCGACGGGTTCTCCCGGGACGAGGCGAAGGAGGCGATCCTGGTTCGCGGCGGCAAGGCGGCCGGGTCGGTGTCGAAGAAGACGGCGTTCGTGGTGATCGGTGACGCCCCGGGATCGAAGGCCGTCAAGGCAGAGGAACTGGGGGTGACGATCCTCGACGAGGACGGGTTCCGGCGTCTGCTCGAGTACGGTCCCGACGGTGTCACCGGCCCGGACGACGTCGAACAGTCGGAGTGA
- a CDS encoding methionine synthase, giving the protein MTDTRVPVGVATGIGSWPGTDPRMAAEIVVGELPGLPHLVELPARGVGADLIGRAAALLVDMPLDTSTTGYRLAQRPGAATRAARDFLARDLDALEEAWELAGLRGSNRPVKVQAVGPLTLAAHTELFGGHRVLTDRGALRDVTESLAEGVANHVAEAARRLGSPIVVQFDEPSLPAVLAGSLPGVSILQSPPALPEPEALDLVQRAVGTVGVPTTIHCCAPDLPWNLLRRSGATMIGFDVSTLRTADLDGVGRLLDDGVDLGLGLVPTASDPVPGWRDLAEPATRLLDRLGFPREYLASRVAVTPACGLTGASLDRARDVLRGAAELTRAFADGADPDARR; this is encoded by the coding sequence GTGACGGACACCCGGGTTCCCGTCGGGGTGGCGACGGGCATCGGGTCGTGGCCGGGTACCGATCCGCGGATGGCCGCGGAGATCGTCGTCGGGGAACTGCCCGGCCTGCCGCATCTGGTGGAACTGCCCGCGCGCGGTGTCGGCGCCGATCTGATCGGCCGGGCCGCGGCACTGCTGGTCGACATGCCGCTGGACACGTCCACCACCGGGTACCGGCTGGCGCAGCGGCCCGGTGCGGCGACCCGGGCGGCCCGCGATTTCCTGGCCCGTGACCTCGATGCGCTCGAGGAGGCGTGGGAACTCGCGGGGCTGCGGGGCAGTAACCGTCCGGTGAAGGTGCAGGCGGTGGGACCGTTGACGCTCGCCGCGCACACCGAACTGTTCGGCGGCCACCGGGTGCTCACCGACCGCGGCGCACTGCGGGACGTCACGGAGTCGTTGGCGGAGGGCGTCGCGAACCACGTCGCCGAGGCCGCCCGGCGGCTCGGCTCCCCGATCGTGGTCCAGTTCGACGAGCCGTCGCTGCCCGCCGTGCTGGCCGGATCGCTGCCGGGGGTGTCGATTCTGCAGTCGCCGCCGGCGCTGCCGGAACCGGAGGCCCTGGATCTGGTGCAGCGTGCGGTCGGGACTGTCGGTGTGCCGACGACGATCCACTGCTGTGCCCCCGATCTTCCGTGGAACCTGTTGCGCCGCAGCGGTGCGACGATGATCGGGTTCGATGTGAGCACCCTGCGCACCGCCGATCTGGACGGGGTCGGCCGGCTGCTCGACGACGGCGTCGATCTCGGGCTCGGGCTGGTGCCGACGGCGTCCGATCCGGTTCCCGGGTGGCGGGACCTGGCGGAGCCGGCGACGCGGCTGCTCGACCGGCTCGGGTTTCCGCGGGAGTATCTGGCGTCGCGGGTCGCGGTCACCCCGGCGTGCGGACTGACCGGCGCGAGCCTCGACCGGGCCCGGGACGTCCTGCGTGGCGCGGCCGAGCTGACCCGTGCCTTCGCGGACGGCGCGGACCCCGACGCGCGGCGCTGA
- the mnmA gene encoding tRNA 2-thiouridine(34) synthase MnmA, which produces MRVLAAMSGGVDSAVAAARAVAAGHDVVGVHLALSTAPGTLRTGSRGCCSKEDAGDAKRAADVLGIPFYVWDFADRFKEDVIDDFVESYAAGETPNPCLRCNEKIKFSALAERAYALGFDAVATGHYARLENGELRRAVDADKDQSYVLAVLTAKQLSRAMFPVGDTPKEQIRAEAAERGLAVANKPDSHDICFIPSGDTRAFLGAKIGIRPGAVVDADTGEVLGQHDGVHGFTIGQRKGLGVEGPAANGKPRYVTAIEPETGTVQVGSVDRLNVWTITADRPIWTSGQTPEGPIECVVQVRAHGGTAPAVAEATPDGIVVRLAEPLTGVAKGQAVVLYRPDAAGDIVIGSGTISGTSTDRP; this is translated from the coding sequence ATGCGAGTTCTGGCAGCGATGAGCGGCGGTGTCGATTCCGCGGTCGCCGCGGCGCGCGCGGTGGCCGCCGGCCACGACGTGGTGGGGGTGCATCTGGCGCTGTCCACTGCGCCGGGCACCCTGCGGACCGGGTCGCGGGGCTGCTGCTCCAAGGAGGACGCGGGCGATGCCAAGCGGGCCGCCGATGTCCTCGGAATCCCTTTCTACGTATGGGATTTCGCCGACCGCTTCAAGGAAGACGTGATCGACGACTTCGTCGAGTCGTATGCGGCGGGGGAGACCCCCAACCCGTGCCTGCGCTGCAACGAGAAGATCAAGTTCTCGGCGCTCGCGGAGCGGGCGTACGCGCTGGGTTTCGACGCGGTCGCGACCGGCCACTACGCGCGGCTCGAGAACGGTGAGCTGCGGCGCGCCGTCGACGCCGACAAGGACCAGTCGTACGTGCTCGCGGTGCTCACCGCGAAGCAGTTGTCGCGGGCGATGTTCCCGGTCGGCGACACCCCCAAGGAACAGATCCGCGCGGAGGCCGCCGAGCGGGGCCTCGCGGTCGCGAACAAGCCCGACAGCCACGACATCTGCTTCATCCCGTCCGGTGACACCCGGGCGTTCCTCGGCGCGAAGATCGGGATCCGTCCCGGCGCCGTCGTCGACGCCGACACCGGTGAGGTGCTCGGGCAGCACGACGGCGTCCACGGGTTCACGATCGGCCAGCGCAAGGGCCTCGGTGTGGAGGGGCCGGCCGCGAACGGCAAGCCCCGCTACGTGACCGCGATCGAACCCGAGACCGGCACCGTGCAGGTGGGTTCGGTGGACCGGTTGAACGTGTGGACGATCACCGCGGACCGGCCGATCTGGACGTCGGGGCAGACCCCCGAGGGGCCGATCGAGTGCGTCGTGCAGGTGCGCGCGCACGGCGGTACCGCGCCCGCGGTCGCCGAAGCCACGCCCGACGGCATCGTGGTCCGGCTCGCCGAGCCGCTGACCGGTGTCGCGAAGGGGCAGGCCGTCGTGCTGTACCGCCCGGACGCCGCCGGTGACATCGTGATCGGCAGCGGCACCATCTCGGGCACGTCCACGGACCGGCCGTGA
- a CDS encoding cysteine desulfurase family protein, with the protein MYPATIEAMTEIFATVGNASSLHGSGRAARRRIEESRESIAACLGARPSEVIFTSGGTESDNLAVKGIFWARRDADPRRTRILASAVEHHAVLDAVEWLVTHEGAQVTWLPVDEHGAVDPETVRTELARHADEVALVTVMWANNEVGTINPVSEIAAIASSYDVPIHSDAVQAAAHLPVDFAASGLSALSLAGHKLGGPHGVGVLLLGRQVPCVPLLHGGGHERDVRSGTQDTASIVGLAAALRITTAEMDERAAELTELRDSLISGVRAIVPDAILNGATGAARLPGNAHFTFPGCEGDSLLMLLDVAGVECSTGSACTAGVASASHVLTSMGVDPVVARGSLRFSLGHTSSRRDVEALLAALPQVIERARAAGLADTTRR; encoded by the coding sequence ATGTATCCGGCCACGATCGAGGCGATGACCGAGATCTTCGCGACCGTGGGCAACGCGTCGTCGTTGCACGGGTCGGGTAGGGCCGCCCGTCGCCGGATCGAGGAGTCCCGCGAGTCCATCGCGGCGTGCCTCGGTGCCCGCCCGTCCGAGGTGATCTTCACCTCCGGCGGCACCGAGAGCGACAATCTCGCGGTCAAGGGCATCTTCTGGGCGCGACGGGACGCCGATCCGCGTCGTACCCGCATCCTGGCGAGCGCTGTCGAACATCATGCGGTGCTCGACGCCGTCGAGTGGCTGGTGACGCACGAGGGTGCGCAGGTGACGTGGCTGCCGGTCGACGAACACGGCGCCGTCGACCCGGAGACGGTGCGGACCGAACTGGCCCGCCACGCCGACGAGGTCGCGCTGGTGACCGTCATGTGGGCCAACAACGAGGTCGGCACGATCAACCCGGTGTCCGAGATCGCTGCGATCGCCTCCTCCTACGACGTCCCGATCCATTCCGACGCGGTGCAGGCCGCCGCGCATCTGCCCGTCGACTTCGCCGCGAGCGGACTGTCGGCGCTGAGTCTCGCCGGGCACAAGCTCGGCGGCCCGCACGGCGTCGGCGTCCTGCTGCTGGGCCGGCAGGTGCCGTGCGTGCCGCTGCTGCACGGCGGCGGGCACGAGCGCGACGTCCGCTCCGGCACGCAGGACACCGCGTCGATCGTCGGGCTCGCGGCGGCGCTGCGGATCACGACGGCCGAGATGGACGAGCGGGCGGCCGAGCTGACCGAACTGCGGGACAGCCTGATCTCCGGGGTGCGGGCGATCGTGCCCGATGCGATTCTCAACGGTGCGACGGGTGCGGCGCGACTGCCCGGTAACGCGCACTTCACGTTCCCCGGCTGCGAGGGCGATTCGCTGCTCATGCTGCTCGACGTCGCCGGGGTCGAATGTTCGACCGGGTCGGCGTGCACGGCCGGGGTCGCGAGCGCGAGTCACGTGTTGACGTCGATGGGTGTCGACCCGGTCGTGGCACGGGGTTCGCTGCGATTCTCGTTGGGGCACACGTCGTCCCGACGCGACGTCGAGGCGCTGCTGGCGGCGCTGCCACAGGTGATCGAACGGGCCCGGGCCGCCGGACTGGCCGACACGACACGGAGGTAA
- a CDS encoding 1-acyl-sn-glycerol-3-phosphate acyltransferase, giving the protein MSGHAWQPVSPCGAGCLPRRPERVPTVVAAARWCALVLVASSTLLLPLVRLLPAGLRTAVHRSLARVALHSIGIRLDRGRRVDVGEMGGGAFVVAGHTSWLDVLVLAAVTPGRFVARADLVSWPLLGVVARWAGVVPIERDRLRRLPATVAVVRDRLAAGETVIAFPEGTTWCGRVYGRFRPALFQAAIDSGRPVVPVSIGYVDASGERTTGPSFVGDEEIGASMRRILRSRGVRAEVVVGPVQRPGGDRRELAARCERYVRRVAGASADVTAAADGLSLTGHDLACAQSRGLPRPRRDHPDVSGHDRGDDRDLRDRGQRVVVARVG; this is encoded by the coding sequence GTGAGCGGGCACGCGTGGCAGCCGGTGAGCCCGTGCGGTGCGGGGTGTCTGCCGCGGCGTCCGGAACGGGTGCCGACGGTGGTGGCGGCGGCCCGCTGGTGCGCCCTGGTCCTGGTGGCGTCGTCGACGCTGCTGCTGCCGCTGGTACGGCTGCTGCCGGCCGGTCTGCGGACGGCGGTGCACCGCAGCCTGGCGCGGGTGGCATTGCACAGCATCGGGATTCGCCTCGATCGAGGACGCCGGGTGGACGTCGGTGAGATGGGTGGGGGTGCGTTCGTCGTCGCGGGGCACACGTCGTGGCTGGATGTCCTGGTACTCGCAGCGGTGACGCCGGGCCGGTTCGTCGCCCGCGCGGATCTGGTGTCGTGGCCGCTGCTCGGTGTCGTGGCCCGGTGGGCGGGTGTCGTCCCGATCGAACGGGACCGGCTGCGCCGGCTGCCCGCGACGGTCGCGGTGGTGCGGGATCGGCTGGCGGCGGGGGAGACGGTGATCGCGTTCCCGGAGGGCACCACGTGGTGCGGCCGGGTGTACGGGCGGTTCCGTCCGGCGCTGTTCCAGGCCGCGATCGATTCGGGCCGGCCGGTGGTGCCGGTGTCGATCGGCTATGTCGACGCGTCCGGGGAGCGGACGACGGGCCCGAGTTTCGTGGGCGACGAGGAGATCGGCGCGTCGATGCGGCGGATCCTGCGGAGCCGTGGCGTGCGGGCCGAGGTGGTGGTGGGTCCGGTGCAGCGGCCGGGTGGGGATCGTCGCGAACTCGCCGCTCGGTGCGAGCGGTACGTGCGACGGGTGGCCGGCGCCTCCGCGGACGTGACCGCTGCGGCGGACGGGCTATCCTTGACGGGCCATGATCTCGCCTGCGCCCAGTCCCGCGGTCTACCTCGACCACGCCGCGACCACCCCGATGTATCCGGCCACGATCGAGGCGATGACCGAGATCTTCGCGACCGTGGGCAACGCGTCGTCGTTGCACGGGTCGGGTAG
- a CDS encoding GNAT family N-acetyltransferase, whose translation MTTSPFVETVCSAHTTPRYSLIVSADRDHRQAAQRLRYRVFSTEPGFVLPLDEALLDADRFDEFCDHLLVRDNRTGEFVGCYRMLPPDGARAAGGYYTATEFDLANLDPAGLRVVEMGRACVDAAHRNGSVLALMWAGILHYLQLTGHDSVMGCVSVPMQDRPDAVPGANVRAVRDLLLARHAADPGRWVRPRRPVRVDGRPLDDIAAAERAVVPPLLRGYLRLGARIHGQPAHDPDFGVADFVAVQSLHGADTRYLERLRRASAVVEAAA comes from the coding sequence ATGACAACTTCGCCGTTCGTCGAAACCGTCTGTTCTGCGCACACGACCCCGCGCTACTCCCTGATCGTCTCCGCCGACCGTGACCATCGGCAGGCCGCGCAGCGGCTGCGCTACCGGGTGTTCTCCACCGAACCCGGCTTCGTTCTTCCCCTCGACGAGGCGCTGCTCGACGCCGACCGGTTCGACGAGTTCTGTGACCATCTGCTCGTCCGCGACAACCGGACGGGTGAGTTCGTCGGCTGCTACCGGATGCTGCCGCCGGACGGTGCTCGCGCCGCGGGCGGCTACTACACCGCCACCGAGTTCGATCTCGCGAATCTCGACCCGGCCGGTCTGCGGGTCGTGGAGATGGGGCGGGCGTGCGTCGACGCCGCGCACCGGAACGGGTCGGTGCTGGCGCTCATGTGGGCCGGAATCCTGCACTATCTGCAGCTCACCGGCCACGACAGTGTCATGGGCTGTGTGTCGGTTCCGATGCAGGACCGGCCCGACGCGGTGCCGGGGGCGAACGTCCGCGCGGTCCGGGATCTGCTGCTGGCCCGGCACGCCGCCGACCCGGGCCGGTGGGTGCGGCCGCGGCGGCCCGTGCGGGTCGACGGGCGCCCGCTCGACGACATCGCCGCCGCCGAGCGCGCCGTGGTGCCGCCGCTGTTGCGCGGATACCTGCGGTTGGGTGCGCGGATCCACGGGCAGCCCGCCCACGATCCGGACTTCGGTGTCGCCGACTTCGTGGCGGTCCAGAGCCTGCACGGCGCGGACACCCGCTATCTCGAGCGGTTGCGTCGGGCGTCGGCGGTGGTCGAGGCCGCGGCGTGA
- a CDS encoding electron transfer flavoprotein subunit alpha/FixB family protein — MAEVLVLVEHAEGALKKVSTELITAARALGEPSAVVTGPAGTAAKLADALAAAGAAKIYVAESDDIEGYLVTPKVDVLASLVETSGPAAVVLAASIEGKEVAGRLAARIGSGLLSDVVDIKADGSVVHSIFGGAFTVDAKANGEVPVISVRPGAVEAAPQAAAGEQVVVEVPAQDESAVKVVSREPIVGGDRPELTEASVVVSGGRGVGSADKFSVVEELADSLGAAVGASRAAVDSGYYPGQFQVGQTGKTVSPQLYIALGISGAIQHRAGMQTSKTIVAVNKDEEAPIFEIADYGVVGDLFNVAPQLTEAVKAHKG; from the coding sequence ATGGCAGAAGTACTCGTGCTCGTCGAGCACGCCGAGGGTGCACTCAAGAAGGTCAGCACCGAGCTCATCACCGCCGCCCGCGCGCTCGGTGAGCCGTCCGCCGTCGTCACCGGCCCGGCCGGCACGGCCGCGAAGCTGGCCGACGCACTGGCCGCCGCCGGTGCCGCGAAGATCTACGTCGCCGAGTCCGACGACATCGAGGGCTACCTGGTGACCCCGAAGGTCGACGTCCTCGCGAGCCTCGTCGAGACCTCCGGCCCCGCCGCCGTCGTCCTCGCCGCCAGCATCGAGGGCAAGGAGGTCGCCGGACGTCTGGCGGCCCGTATCGGCTCCGGCCTGCTGTCCGACGTCGTCGACATCAAGGCCGACGGCAGCGTCGTCCACTCGATCTTCGGTGGTGCCTTCACCGTCGACGCCAAGGCCAACGGCGAGGTTCCGGTCATCTCGGTCCGCCCGGGCGCCGTCGAGGCCGCCCCGCAGGCCGCGGCCGGCGAGCAGGTCGTCGTCGAGGTTCCGGCCCAGGACGAGAGCGCCGTCAAGGTCGTCTCCCGTGAGCCCATCGTCGGTGGCGATCGCCCCGAGCTCACCGAGGCGTCGGTCGTCGTCTCCGGTGGCCGCGGCGTCGGCTCGGCCGACAAGTTCTCGGTCGTCGAGGAGCTCGCCGACTCGCTCGGTGCCGCCGTCGGTGCCTCGCGTGCCGCCGTCGACTCCGGCTACTACCCGGGCCAGTTCCAGGTCGGTCAGACCGGTAAGACGGTCTCCCCGCAGCTGTACATCGCGCTCGGCATCTCCGGCGCCATCCAGCACCGCGCCGGCATGCAGACCTCGAAGACCATCGTCGCGGTCAACAAGGACGAAGAGGCCCCGATCTTCGAGATCGCGGACTACGGTGTCGTCGGCGACCTGTTCAACGTCGCCCCGCAGCTGACCGAGGCCGTCAAGGCTCACAAGGGCTGA
- a CDS encoding electron transfer flavoprotein subunit beta/FixA family protein: MTNIVVLIKQVPDTWSERKLTDGDFTLDREAADAVLDEINERAVEEALLIKEKDGGEVIVLCAGPDRATDAIRKALSMGADKAVHVNDPALHGSDAVQTGWTLAAALGQISFENGEAADLVIAGNEATDGRIGAVPAIIAEYLGLPQLTQLRKLTVADGKVTGERETDEGVFGLEAGLPAIVSVTEKINEPRFPSFKGIMAAKKKEVQVLTLADLGVDPETVGVANAGTTVTASTPKPPRTAGERVTDEGDGGSKIAAYLVGQKII, encoded by the coding sequence ATGACGAACATCGTCGTTTTGATCAAGCAGGTCCCCGATACGTGGTCCGAGCGCAAGCTCACCGACGGCGACTTCACGCTTGACCGCGAGGCTGCCGACGCAGTGCTCGACGAGATCAACGAGCGCGCCGTCGAGGAAGCCCTCCTCATCAAGGAGAAGGACGGCGGCGAGGTGATCGTGCTGTGCGCCGGTCCCGACCGCGCCACCGACGCCATCCGCAAGGCGCTGTCCATGGGTGCCGACAAGGCCGTTCACGTCAACGATCCGGCGCTGCACGGCTCCGACGCGGTCCAGACCGGCTGGACGCTGGCTGCCGCGCTCGGCCAGATCAGCTTCGAGAACGGTGAGGCCGCCGACCTGGTCATCGCCGGTAACGAGGCCACCGACGGCCGCATCGGCGCCGTCCCGGCCATCATCGCCGAGTACCTGGGCCTGCCGCAGCTCACGCAGCTGCGCAAGCTGACCGTCGCCGACGGCAAGGTCACCGGCGAGCGCGAGACCGACGAGGGCGTCTTCGGCCTCGAGGCGGGCCTGCCGGCCATCGTCTCGGTCACCGAGAAGATCAACGAGCCGCGCTTCCCGTCCTTCAAGGGCATCATGGCCGCGAAGAAGAAGGAAGTTCAGGTCCTCACCCTGGCCGACCTGGGTGTCGATCCGGAGACCGTGGGTGTCGCCAACGCCGGCACCACCGTCACCGCGTCCACCCCGAAGCCCCCGCGTACCGCTGGCGAGCGTGTCACCGACGAGGGCGACGGCGGCAGCAAGATCGCCGCGTACCTCGTGGGCCAGAAGATCATCTGA
- a CDS encoding class I SAM-dependent methyltransferase — translation MSKSTVGEPTMPSAGEPTTPSVGEPTPSSAGESTTPTLPLTGERTVPGIPEENYWFRRHEVVYRDLLSRCAGRAVLEAGSGEGYGANMIADVATTVTGLDYDISAVEHVRARYPRVEMLHGNLADLPLPDGSVDTVVNFQVIEHLWDQGQFLRECHRVLRDGGELLVSTPNRITFSPGRDTPLNPFHTRELNAAELTELLVDAGFRVELMTGVHHGPRLRELDAKHGGSFIDAQIERALAGEPWPEDLCRDVEGIGVDDFVLREPDIDASLDLVAIAVKDPRK, via the coding sequence GTGAGCAAATCCACAGTCGGTGAGCCGACGATGCCCTCTGCCGGCGAGCCGACGACGCCTTCCGTCGGTGAACCGACCCCGTCTTCCGCCGGCGAGTCGACCACCCCCACCCTGCCCCTGACCGGCGAGCGGACCGTGCCCGGCATCCCGGAGGAGAACTACTGGTTCCGCCGCCACGAGGTGGTCTACCGGGATCTGCTCTCCCGTTGCGCGGGCCGCGCGGTACTCGAGGCCGGATCGGGAGAAGGCTACGGCGCCAACATGATTGCCGATGTCGCCACGACGGTCACGGGTCTCGACTACGACATCTCGGCCGTCGAGCACGTCCGCGCCCGCTACCCCCGGGTGGAGATGCTGCACGGCAATCTCGCCGATCTTCCGTTGCCCGACGGCTCGGTCGACACGGTCGTCAACTTCCAGGTGATCGAGCACCTGTGGGATCAGGGCCAGTTCCTGCGCGAGTGCCACCGGGTGCTCCGCGACGGTGGCGAACTTCTGGTGAGCACCCCCAACCGGATCACGTTCTCCCCCGGCCGCGACACCCCCCTCAACCCGTTCCACACACGTGAGTTGAATGCCGCCGAGCTGACCGAACTGTTGGTCGACGCCGGTTTCCGGGTGGAACTCATGACGGGTGTCCATCACGGTCCGCGTCTGCGGGAGCTCGACGCCAAGCACGGCGGGTCCTTCATCGACGCGCAGATCGAGCGGGCCCTGGCCGGCGAGCCGTGGCCCGAGGACCTGTGCCGGGACGTCGAGGGGATCGGCGTCGACGATTTCGTTCTGCGCGAACCCGACATCGACGCGAGCCTCGATCTCGTGGCGATCGCCGTCAAGGATCCTCGGAAGTGA